Proteins encoded by one window of Monoglobus pectinilyticus:
- a CDS encoding DHHW family protein: protein MKKLKFGDFLITIIDVKKLFCKTIILIAILIFIIGSLSAAASSGDISVNFDGTFLKFDQNPIIVNSRTMVPLRTVFEAYGAEVSWDEGTEIITSRLDDIEIILQIDNNEMFRNGKVIHLDAAPMIEGDRTLVPVRAISESFGSEVTWDDINRIVCIRNLPESNNVMNGTIISDEYRYENYDGQYNGVSIFNKNGIDYFGMELLGISKKSGEKYAEILNGMAEDLPDVRVFCGVVPTAAEFYAPFGFRTNYLSAISHIYNSLNSNVTPINIENAMMSNADKYIYFKTDHHWTHLGSYFAYREFCSVSDNMASELDEFEKRTINNYLGSWGKVTVDTDGYNMLDSSRDIIEFYMPKVEFEGQSYSEMEMDKPTKNMQLINPAFGNYAIFLEGDNPLEYYHTNVDNGKSICIIKESFGNAFSTWLLNNYENVYIVDYRIFNNNGENYNTFTVKEFYDMYNFDDLLVLSYPYTIQQEDLRQMLGQTWRSDYVEYSSYSNDKGSDDNDVPLPTLVPDVIDTGLE, encoded by the coding sequence AAAATTATTCTGTAAGACTATTATATTAATTGCGATATTAATATTTATTATTGGAAGTCTATCAGCTGCCGCTTCCAGCGGTGATATTTCAGTTAATTTTGATGGGACATTTTTGAAATTTGATCAAAATCCTATTATAGTAAATTCAAGAACAATGGTTCCATTAAGAACTGTGTTTGAAGCTTATGGAGCAGAGGTATCATGGGACGAGGGAACTGAGATAATAACTTCTAGATTGGATGATATCGAGATTATATTGCAGATTGACAATAATGAGATGTTTAGAAATGGGAAAGTTATACATTTGGATGCGGCTCCCATGATTGAAGGAGACAGAACATTGGTTCCGGTAAGAGCAATTTCTGAATCTTTCGGCAGCGAAGTGACCTGGGACGATATAAATAGAATAGTTTGTATTAGAAATTTGCCTGAGTCAAATAACGTGATGAATGGAACAATAATAAGTGATGAATATCGTTATGAAAATTACGATGGACAGTATAACGGCGTTTCCATTTTTAATAAAAACGGAATCGATTATTTTGGTATGGAACTGCTTGGAATTTCCAAAAAAAGCGGAGAAAAATATGCTGAGATATTGAATGGAATGGCGGAAGATTTGCCTGATGTCAGAGTATTTTGCGGAGTTGTTCCCACTGCGGCGGAGTTTTATGCGCCTTTTGGTTTTAGAACAAATTATCTTTCAGCTATTTCACACATATATAATAGTTTAAACTCAAATGTTACGCCTATTAATATTGAAAACGCTATGATGTCAAATGCCGATAAGTACATATATTTTAAGACGGATCATCATTGGACGCATTTGGGTTCATATTTTGCTTATCGTGAATTTTGCAGTGTTTCGGATAATATGGCTTCTGAGTTGGATGAATTTGAAAAGAGAACTATAAATAATTATCTTGGTTCTTGGGGTAAAGTTACTGTAGATACTGATGGATATAATATGCTGGACAGCAGCCGTGATATAATTGAGTTTTATATGCCTAAGGTAGAATTTGAAGGACAGTCATATAGTGAAATGGAAATGGACAAACCAACAAAGAATATGCAGCTTATTAATCCGGCTTTTGGTAACTATGCTATTTTTCTCGAGGGAGACAATCCGCTTGAATATTATCATACTAACGTTGATAATGGCAAATCAATCTGTATTATTAAAGAGTCTTTTGGAAATGCTTTTTCAACATGGCTTTTAAATAATTATGAAAATGTGTATATAGTTGATTACAGAATATTTAATAATAATGGTGAAAATTATAATACCTTTACAGTTAAAGAATTTTATGATATGTATAATTTTGATGATTTACTTGTTTTGAGTTATCCATATACTATACAGCAGGAAGATTTAAGGCAGATGCTTGGTCAGACATGGAGATCAGATTACGTAGAATATTCTTCTTACAGTAATGATAAAGGCTCGGATGATAATGATGTTCCGCTGCCAACCCTGGTTCCTGATGTTATAGATACTGGGTTGGAATAA